TCTACATTATCATCTATTATAAGAGGGACATTGTAGTAATCGGTAATCTTTTTAAGTTTTTTTCCAAGTTCGATTAAAGAATTTGTGTCGAGATTTTTTTCTCTTAACTGAACAATGGTTACACCGTTTAGAAGAGCGCTTTCAATTCTCTTTAAAAATACCTCATCTCCTATTTTAGACCTATCGGTTACAAGGTATAGACTTAAATCGAAATCTTTTCGCATCTTATATCTACCTCCTTTGGATTATTGTAGAAAAAACTCAAAGAATCAAATAAGGACACTCTAAAACTACCGGGACCAATGCTGTTTTTAGCGGCTTGTTCACCGGCGTTCAAATAAGTTGATAGGGAGTGTATGGTTGCTTCCAAACTCTTGTCATTGGCAATAGAAGACGCCAATACTGCACCTAACATACAGCCGGTTCCGGTAATCTGTGACATCTTTTTGTCTCCGCCGGATATTATATGAGCATTATCTTCGTGTATTAATATATCTTTTTCACCGGTTGCAAGGATGAAATTTGCTCTATTTTTTACCTTTAACATGGATTTTATTGTAGAGTGTATTTCCCTATGTGAAGTGTCTACGCCTTTTGTTGTAGACTTTCCGCTAGCAAGGGAAATTAATTCACTATAATTTCCCTTTATTAGACATATTGGAGAATCCTCGAGCAGTTCATATGCTAATTTAAGTCTAAATGTACTTGCAGAAACACCGACGATATCGAGCAGTATCGGAATATTTCTTTTTCTTGCAATAGAAATTGAAATTTTCATGGATTCTATTCTGGTATCGCTTATATTTCCTAGATTTAATAGTAATGCAGATGCCCCTGATGTAATCTGTGCTACTTCTTCCGGGTGTTCAGCCATTATAGGACTACAGCCCATAGTTAATACTATATTTGCCATATCGGCTATTGCGATTGGATGAGTGATACAGTGAATCAGATGACGT
The sequence above is a segment of the Peptoniphilaceae bacterium AMB_02 genome. Coding sequences within it:
- the thiM gene encoding hydroxyethylthiazole kinase, whose product is MTDPNTNSQKKINSRHLIHCITHPIAIADMANIVLTMGCSPIMAEHPEEVAQITSGASALLLNLGNISDTRIESMKISISIARKRNIPILLDIVGVSASTFRLKLAYELLEDSPICLIKGNYSELISLASGKSTTKGVDTSHREIHSTIKSMLKVKNRANFILATGEKDILIHEDNAHIISGGDKKMSQITGTGCMLGAVLASSIANDKSLEATIHSLSTYLNAGEQAAKNSIGPGSFRVSLFDSLSFFYNNPKEVDIRCEKISI